The Plasmodium knowlesi strain H genome assembly, chromosome: 14 genome has a segment encoding these proteins:
- a CDS encoding double C2-like domain-containing protein, putative, protein MMLDKFKNIVNLNNSGAEKDEAKKAETNENPEANAPIAGDPSLEGAEDKAFFDEMLGAPQYTYEEFLKVLKAPQEERGDTDDLKKHWGYPRRWKVILWDLQIQNYMNSDFNAFVDFDFGGNREECRIQRGSSMKIYAKGKTKNLLRTHVVSNVAAEQKKNMNFRSVFEYRGSYLDLENEKLRIKVWEYKQLTLNKLEGIYEEPLLSFAIGQIYNEATLYKYTKDTRVKRCRLFFQLYFQELYDFELSFLNWSFSDLLSYTYIQAKSLKYVEDDPDKLGKRFNKNGRCHFFPKGKGGTCVKVKKLNKKKKRKIENKDTDYGIGMNSSFNSGLSEDSERNNKNSEHNKTGTKYKDDRLARNLENLFFRNVSLMQYAEENEQVSYKNMNNVDLPNPRVTITLTHTPKGHEGLNLVSMEQKAICFPIWENLGEMYFRGTLRDIDMSYLNIKVEDMSAPKSNREIGTCQIPLKGVVDYPYVTHQLEAPPWLIEEAKYEGWERKLEEWKFGTVDGKVIIGRVPRYRQMGDIYHLDCRYAYLIIHIFNIDQIVTLDNVKELDTYVEVSFDETSRRTRSVKKTLSPNYDSQVAIPLRFNHKSQVNYQNFSKKGRIYIDVWGKADDIVYVGGVSITPYEIFFNEKNAKRKKSRLEHIDLETNVKTPYDTVVYRGCKKLLFLHDDQRISNIHFSVWTYPDMLINGENENNREYNPVVAPPIFNTTKNFPRRLAEKYDKLKALYFQVLKTIKGIPEGCTDIYKTKRFFNYELLNQRKESHFLPTLITSVKSPYGAESTNAIFHYVRCIPFIHKKDNIAFTPDFTLQLKGGNALDHSLLLCSLFLGIPVISFVCFGTLWDNQKHAWVSTFEYNEEKNYGIIKFWETTTGNVYTLKKRFSDVNKLKSLEIKLCESKYKSHLRHGFLQKNGINTNDVNKIKEETKRQIKELFNNRVTDIPIGGPSIPYKTIDLIFNNKNIFLNLQDPNPLNIWYDYWKVDLWFPFSSIDYSIQPCFTIKNYSHKIEDMELDRLAKELRGNIEKNINIYRASRNLSTRWNRDETLELFLQVGLELLHQLNTSRKEDALLAKLKIEDWKKALYYKVPQSHRLLGFPYHFNTCKSKFISDKLISTLAILESRDRSLCLSLAVCLYSLPGDFISAYIYIITCVKITQRELRKMEIVKEKAQRKAEIKNARKKQKENHEDADALAEQNLEETLKEDTLGEIDVKIGSTNKEAPSQGNTQEDDLYLDLMHTHTNEEAAQIESTPNTDRGSKKKKLKKSVDLINMLLAVKKEGSRRNGERKNEEENPRQDTPMGKSQGSLTHVKEGGSTKNENEPEEGVYRSPEEERRGNQITKEAPENDIPVVSLKEDAPAADSTDCRMDKRVETKEMKKKKKKEKKKEKEGKSVKEKNQLEFEKLIKSNNYFEKEKKKLQEDIEKLEREKEEFKKQKMLREQKEKQMLLDEKMKLEKEKELFENEKLERKMSYMMKINEWEKEQKRKEEERKRKEEERKKKKKKKVETRRKRLERMSSAEAEEEADRDEKNEREREMERELAMERELAMERERAMERERAMERERAMERKREREREREMEREQAMEREREREMKRQMEREISREIARKTRNNEKAHPAMQEKYSDTNELSQTSSFDEELDLNQMYSKTSNLYDLNEKKKKKIRVHTNRKETSASTSNFSNDMDEVKNQMDDNPNIARYLYGKTKNRDAGGKNYNYDKPHYGKSMNEMSYTEMKKSDLFKGFADPPSGKPKKKIVLVKRKG, encoded by the exons ATGATGCTAGACAAATTCAAAAATATCGTAAACCTAAACAATAGCGGAGCGGAAAAGGATGAAGCGAAGAAGGCGGAGACGAACGAGAACCCAGAGGCGAACGCGCCAATAGCGGGGGATCCCTCCTTAGAAGGAGCAGAAGATAAAGCGTTCTTCGATGAAATGCTAGGAGCGCCACAGTACACATATGAGGAGTTCCTCAAGGTGTTAAAGGCTCCACAAGAAGAAAGGGGAGATACGGATGACTTGAAAAAGCACTGGGGGTATCCCAGGAGGTGGAAAGTTATTCTTTGGGATTTACAAATCCAGAATTATATGAACAGTGATTTTAATGCTTTTGTCGATTTTGATTTTGGAGGCAACCGAGAAGAGTGTCGCATACAG AGAGGATCCAGCATGAAAATCTACGCAAAAGGAAAGACGAAGAATCTGCTGAGGACCCACGTGGTGTCTAACGTTGCAGCAgagcagaagaagaacatgAATTTTAGGAGTGTCTTTGAGTATAGAGGATCGTACCTTGACctcgaaaatgaaaagctaAGAATAAAGGTGTGGGAGTATAAGCAACTGACCTTAAATAAACTGGAAGGTATATACGAAGAGCCTCTTCTCTCATTTGCAATAGGACAGATTTACAATGAAGCGACTTTGTACAAATATACGAAGGATACTCGGGTGAAGCGCTGtcgtctttttttccaactaTACTTTCAAGAGTTGTACGATTTTGAGCTATCATTTCTGAATTGGTCATTCAGTGATTTGCTCTcctatacgtacatacaagCTAAGAGCTTAAAGTACGTGGAGGACGATCCAGATAAACTAGGTAAACggtttaataaaaatggacgTTGTCATTTCTTTCCTaaaggtaaaggaggaacctgtgtaaaagtgaaaaagttaaataaaaaaaaaaaaagaaaaatcgaaAATAAAGACACAGATTATGGTATCGGCATGAATTCCTCTTTCAATAGTGGTTTGTCGGAAGACTCCGAACGAAACAATAAAAATAGTGAGCACAACAAGACGGGTACCAAATATAAGGATGACCGATTGGCAAGAAATTTAGAAAATCTGTTCTTCCGGAATGTCAGTTTGATGCAATATGCTGAGGAGAACGAACAAGTCTCATACAAAAACATGAACAATGTGGATCTACCAAATCCCAGAGTTACAATCACCTTGACGCACACTCCCAAGGGTCATGAAGGATTAAATTTGGTCTCCATGGAGCAGAAGGCCATTTGCTTTCCTATTTGGGAGAACCTAGGAGAGATGTACTTCCGTGGCACTCTTCGGGATATAGACATGTCCTATCTGAAC ATAAAAGTCGAGGATATGTCCGCACCTAAGAGCAACCGAGAAATAGGAACGTGTCAAATACCTCTTAAAGGAGTCGTGGATTACCCATACGTTACACACCAACTGGAGGCACCCCCCTGGTTGATTGAAGAAGCCAAGTACGAAGGTTGGGAGAGGAAATTGGAAGAGTGGAAATTCGGAACGGTGGATGGAAAAGTAATAATAGGAAGAGTTCCTCGGTACAGACAAATGGGAGATATTTACCACCTCGATTGTCGCTACGCCTATCTAATAATACACATATTTAACATCGACCAGATAGTAACTCTCGACAACGTAAAAGAATTGGATACCTACGTGGAAGTTTCCTTCGACGAAACGAGTAGGAGAACACGATCCGTAAAGAAAACGCTATCACCTAATTATGACAGCCAAGTAGCCATCCCGCTAAGATTCAATCACAAAAGCCAAGTGAATTACCAAAATTTTAGCAAAAAGGGGCGTATCTATATTGATGTTTGGGGGAAAGCAGACGACATTGTATACGTGGGAGGAGTATCCATAACTCcctatgaaatattttttaacgaaaaaaatgctaaaaggaagaagagcagACTGGAACACATCGATTTGGAGACAAACGTCAAGACGCCATACGACACAGTAGTCTACAGAGGGTGTAAGAAATTACTCTTCCTCCATGATGATCAAAGAATTTCAAACATACATTTTAGCGTATGGACATATCCAGATATGTTAATTAAcggtgaaaatgaaaataacaGAGAATATAATCCTGTGGTGGCTCCACCCATTTTTAATACGACAAAAAATTTCCCAAGGAGGTTGGCGGAAAAGTACGATAAACTGAAAGCACTATATTTTCAGGTACTTAAAACGATTAAAGGAATTCCAGAAGGATGTACTGATATATATAAGACCAAgcgtttttttaattacgaATTATTAAatcaaagaaaagaaagtcaCTTTCTTCCAACCCTAATTACAAGTGTTAAATCTCCCTATGGTGCAGAATCCACAAATGCTATTTTTCATTATGTCAGATGTATACCTTTTATCCATAAGAAGGATAATATCGCTTTTACACCAGATTTTACACTACagttaaaagggggaaatgcccTAGATCATAGTCTACTACTCTGTAGTTTATTTTTAGGCATCCCAGTTATATCATTTGTCTGCTTTGGAACCCTGTGGGATAATCAAAAGCATGCATGGGTCTCAACCTTCGAATacaatgaggagaaaaattatggaaTAATCAAATTTTGGGAAACGACTACAGGAAATGTAtataccttaaaaaaaagatttagtgatgtgaacaaattaaaaagtttggAAATAAAGTTATGTGAGTCAAAGTATAAATCCCACTTACGACATggttttttgcaaaaaaatggaatcaaTACAAATGatgttaataaaataaaagaagaaacaaaaagacAAATTAAAGAACTCTTTAATAACAGAGTAACTGATATTCCTATCGGGGGACCATCTATTCCATACAAAACTATTGATCTAATTTttaacaataaaaatatttttcttaatttacAAGATCCGAATCCTTTAAATATTTGGTACGACTACTGGAAGGTAGACTTATGGTTTCCCTTCTCTTCCATTGATTACAGCATACAACCCTGCTTCACCATAAAGAATTATTCGCACAAGATAGAAGATATGGAATTGGATAGGCTAGCAAAAGAACTTCGGGgaaatattgaaaaaaatataaatatttataGAGCTTCTCGGAACTTGTCCACTAGATGGAACCGAGATGAGACTTTAGAGCTATTTTTGCAAGTCGGGTTAGAGTTACTGCACCAATTGAATACGTCCCGAAAAGAAGACGCACTACTAGCTAAACTAAAAATTGAAGACTGGAAAAAAGCACTCTATTATAAAGTTCCACAGAGCCATAGGCTTCTTGGATTTCCATACCATTTTAACACGTGTAAATCTAAGTTCATTTCGGATAAACTTATTAGCACACTAGCTATTTTAGAATCTAGGGATAGATCCCTATGTCTTTCACTAGCTGTCTGCTTGTATAGCCTTCCCGGAGATTTTATTTCCGCCTATATCTACATCATCACCTGTGTAAAGATAACGCAGAGGGAGTTACGCAAAATGGAAATCGTCAAGGAGAAG GCACAGAGAAAGGCAGAAATAAAGAATGCcagaaagaaacaaaaagaaaaccaCGAAGATGCTGACGCGCTAGCAGAACAAAACCTGGAAGAGACACTAAAGGAGGACACTTTGGGGGAGATAGACGTAAAAATTGGTTCAACAAACAAAGAGGCTCCTTCACAAGGGAACACTCAGGAGGATGACCTATACCTGGACCTGATGCACACCCACACCAATGAAGAAGCGGCACAGATAGAATCCACACCAAACACAGACAGAGGTtctaaaaagaagaagctaaAAAAGTCAGTTGACTTAATCAATATGTTGCTTGCGgtgaaaaaagagggaagtcgcagaaatggagaaagaaaaaatgaggaagagaacCCTCGCCAGGACACTCCCATGGGAAAGTCACAAGGAAGTTTAACCCACGTGAAAGAAGGGGGTTCCaccaaaaatgaaaatgaaccTGAAGAAGGTGTGTATCGATCAccagaagaggaaagaaggggtaACCAAATAACGAAGGAAGCACCCGAGAATGATATCCCAGTGGTGAGCCTGAAGGAGGACGCCCCAGCTGCTGATTCTACTGATTGTAGAATGGACAAAAGAGTAGAGacaaaggaaatgaaaaaaaaaaaaaaaaaagagaagaagaaagagaaggagggCAAATcggtgaaggagaaaaaccaaCTAGAATTCGAAAAGCTAATAAAATCGAACAACTACtttgagaaggagaagaaaaaactgcAAGAAGACATAGAAAAGctggagagagaaaaagaggaattcAAGAAACAGAAAATGCTAAGggagcagaaggagaagcaaaTGCTTCTGGATGAGAAGATGAAgctcgaaaaggaaaaggaactaTTCGAGAATGAGAAGTTAGAACGGAAGATGTCGTACATGATGAAAATTAATGAGTGggagaaggaacagaagaggaaagaggaggaaaggaagaggaaggaggaagagcggaagaagaagaaaaaaaaaaaagtagaaaccCGAAGGAAGAGATTGGAGCGCATGAGCAGTGCTGAAGCGGAGGAAGAGGCAGAtcgggatgaaaaaaatgagagggaacgggaaatggaaagagaaCTGGCAATGGAAAGAGAACTGGCAATGGAAAGAGAACGGGCAATGGAAAGAGAACGGGCAATGGAAAGAGAACGGgcaatggaaaggaaaagggaaagggaaagggaacgggaaatggaaagagaaCAAGCAATGGAAAGAGAACGGGAACGCGAGATGAAAAGACAAATGGAGAGGGAGATAAGTAGAGAAATTGCTAGAAAAACTAGAAATAATGAGAAGGCACATCCGGCCATGCAGGAAAAGTATTCGGACACGAATGAACTCAGCCAGACAAGCAGCTTTGACGAGGAATTGGATCTCAACCAGATGTATTCGAAGACCTCAA ATTTGTATGACCTAaacgagaagaagaaaaaaaaaataagagtgCATACGAATAGGAAGGAAACTAGTG CATCCACGTCCAACTTCTCGAATGATATGGATGAGGTGAAGAACCAAATGGATGATAACCCCAACATCGCCAGATATCTATACGGGAAAACCAAAAATAGAGATgccggaggaaaaaattataattacgATAAGCCTCATTATGGGAAGAGTATGAACGAAATGTCATAtacagaaatgaagaagagtgATTTATTTAAAGGGTTTGCTGATCCTCCGTCTGGCAAgcctaagaaaaaaattgtgctcgtgaaaaggaagggataA
- a CDS encoding Glucose inhibited division protein A-like, with amino-acid sequence MSTKSFPLIVIRKVCYVVMLVAVQLTTPCRTYRLDDRRLFLGWPHSRKRAPPRSCPRVNMLNEKCNCKELDKKYDVIVIGGGHSGCEASHISAKLRAKTLLITQCKDSIGEMSCNPSIGGIGKGILVKEIDALGGLMGKAIDKSGIHFKILNIRKGLAVRGHRAQADRDLYNYHMKEYMHDTKNLHILESTVQSLLIENCTSGDSPLSGRRVYGVKNKCACEFYANSVVLTTGTFLGGVCHIGKEKYHGGRIKRISRGMHWKRGVQNGEMSPTGISTVGVSPPHECSIAKCIPPHSDGIVYTTHDKLQKESKTIFDQLVESSTQSISNQLREHRFEIKRMKTGTPPRLHISSIDFTSLEREDSERENPFYFSFLNSNKINKNKTLPCYKTYTNERTHELVRTHLNELPDFDCYDKLGNGPRYCPSIAKKVTKFSEKNKHVIWLEPEGFHNVLIYPNGLSSAFPINTQKEIVNSIRGLENAEIVFPAYDVEYYYVNPKCLNYTLETKNIKGLFLAGQICGTTGYEEAACQGIVAGINAAINSRSNDEERKEQLILKRSESYIGVLIHDLINKGITEPYRMFTSRAEYRLYLRPDNCDIRLTPIAHKLGIVSDERMYILRQKYASVNRLIFLFKKLQLSSSYEGEKKNSSDSCGTDAEHIFVKNSVEAFQTDAKKNAHLEFTSRKGNINTLYTIFRSGVEYPLHILLKKIQEVQGWNELQSSLLPEQNNIAIYMDKMKHCGLSLDENYDLLLNCATLETACAEVKYSPYLTKQIREVDKIRDSFDLVIPPDVTYDRLNFPYLSNEEIEKLNKFRPRTLHDANRIEGVTMSAIYYLYYYIKGEKNKVKR; translated from the exons ATGTCCACGAAATCGTTCCCTTTAATTGTCATACGGAAGGTGTGCTATGTAGTTATGCTAGTCGCTGTTCAGCTCACCACACCCTGTAGAACATACCGCTTGGATGATAGACGCCTCTTTTTGGGATGGCCCCACTCTCGGAA GCGCGCTCCTCCCCGAAGTTGCCCCCGGGTAAACATGCTGAACGAAAAATGTAACTGCAAAGAGTTAGACAAGAAGTATGACGTTATAGTCATAGGGGGAGGACACAGTGGCTGTGAGGCCAGTCACATAAGTGCAAAATTGAGAGCGAAAACTTTACTAATAACTCAGTGTAAAGATAGCATTGGCGAAATGTCCTGCAACCCATCCATAGGAGGAATTGGCAAAGGAATTCTCGTTAAAGAAATCGATGCGTTAGGTGGACTCATGGGGAAAGCCATAGATAAAAGTGgtatacattttaaaatattaaatataaGAAAAGGCTTAGCTGTTAGGGGGCATAGAGCGCAAGCGGATAGAGATTTATACAACTATCACATGAAGGAGTATATGCATGACACGAAAAATTTGCACATCTTAGAGAGCACAGTACAATCCCTGTTAATTGAAAACTGCACAAGTGGTGATTCCCCCCTCAGTGGAAGGCGCGTCTACggagtgaaaaataaatgtgcatgTGAATTTTACGCGAACAGTGTGGTCCTCACCACGGGAACCTTTCTGGGTGGCGTGTGTCACATAGGTAAGGAGAAGTACCACGGGGGGAGGATCAAGCGCATTTCCAGGGGGATGCACTGGAAACGGGGGgtacaaaatggggaaatgtCTCCCACTGGAATAAGCACTGTTGGGGTGAGCCCCCCACACGAATGTTCTATAGCCAAATGCATCCCCCCCCATAGTGACGGAATAGTGTACACCACGCATGACAAGCTACAAAAAGAGAGCAAGACCATTTTTGACCAATTGGTGGAATCATCTACGCAAAGTATTTCGAACCAGTTGAGGGAACATCGGTTTGAGATAAAGAGGATGAAGACGGGAACGCCGCCGAGGTTACACATCAGTAGTATTGACTTCACCTCTCTGGAAAGGGAAGATAGTGAAAGAGAAAAcccattttatttctccttcttaaACAGCAATAAGATTAATAAGAACAAAACCTTACCCTGTTACAAAACGTACACGAATGAAAGAACCCACGAGTTGGTTAGAACCCATTTGAACGAGTTACCTGATTTCGATTGCTACGATAAACTGGGCAATGGACCAAGATACTGTCCCTCAATAGCAAAGAAAGTAACAAAATTTTCCGAAAAGAATAAACACGTAATCTGGTTAGAACCCGAAGGATTTCACAACGTGCTCATCTACCCAAACGGTTTAAGTTCTGCCTTCCCCATAAACACACAGAAGGAGATTGTAAATTCTATCAGAGGATTAGAAAATGCAGAAATTGTTTTCCCTGCTTATGATGTCGAATATTATTACGTCAATCCAAAGTGTTTGAATTATACATTAGAGACGAAGAATATCAAGGGTCTATTTCTCGCGGGACAAATTTGTGGCACAACCGGATATGAAGAAGCAGCTTGCCAAGGAATTGTCGCAGGAATTAATGCTGCAATAAATTCCCGTAGtaatgatgaagaaaggaaggagcaattaattttgaaaagaagTGAAAGCTATATAGGGGTTCTCATTCACGATTTGATAAACAAAGGTATAACGGAGCCTTATAGAATGTTTACTTCTAGGGCTGAGTACAGACTGTACCTGAGACCAGACAACTGCGACATCAGACTTACACCCATAGCACATAAGTTGGGAATTGTATCCGACGAGAGGATGTATATACTGAGGCAGAAATATGCCTCCGTCAATAGactcatttttctctttaagaAGTTACAGTTGAGTAGTTCCtacgaaggagaaaaaaaaaattcaagtgATTCATGTGGTACAGATGCAGAGcatatttttgtaaagaaTTCCGTTGAGGCATTTCAAACTGATGCTAAAAAGAATGCCCATCTAGAATTCACCTCTCGGAAAGGAAACATAAATACCTTATATACAATTTTCAGAAGTGGAGTTGAATACCCTCTCCATattttgcttaaaaaaatacaggagGTACAAGGTTGGAATGAACTACAAAGCTCACTTTTGCCTGAACAAAATAACATTGCAATTTATATGGATAAAATGAAACACTGCGGATTGTCTCTTGACGAGAATTATGACCTGCTTCTGAACTGTGCCACCCTGGAAACTGCCTGTGCGGAGGTTAAATACTCTCCCTACTTGACTAAACAGATCAGAGAGGTAGACAAGATTAGGGATAGCTTTGACTTGGTCATCCCGCCTGATGTCACCTACGACAG GCTTAACTTTCCCTACTTGTCCAAcgaagaaattgaaaaattgaataaattCAGACCGCGCACTTTGCACGATGCCAACCGGATTGAAGGCGTGACCATGAGCGCCATTTATTATTTGTATTACTACATAAAAGGCGAGAAAAATAAGGTTAAAAGATAG